A segment of the Devriesea agamarum genome:
CCCGCCCAAATATTCGGGCAGCATGATGCGGGAGACTCCGTCGCGGGCGAGAAGATGAAGCTGTTCGAGCACCCGTGCTCGGTGTTCGGCGACGCTGAGGTCGTCTTTACGGTGGAGCTCAGGGCGTTTGACGCGTTCGCGCGCGGTACGGCGCACTTCCGGCCAGGACCCGAGCAGCATCGTGCGCAGGATGTCAATGTCTGCTCGGGCTGAATCCGTGGATTTCTCGGAGCTCAGCTCGGACGGGTTTGCATCGACGTGGGGGATTTTTGGACCGAGCTGGGGGACGGCGTTGCGCAAGCGATTGAGTGGCGCCGAGAGGCTAGACAGGGGGCTGGTGATGTATGACAGGTGACTCGTGCCATTCGGTCGTTGAGTGGTCATGTTGGTAGTCCCTTCATGAGCCAGCCGACGATGTCATCGGTGAGATCTTCGGCTGTGAGGTGGGTTTCGGTTCGCATCCACCAGTCGACTGACGCTTGGACGAAGCCAACTACGCCGGTAGCCCAGGCCCGGGTGCGCTCGGCATCGAGCTCGGTGTGGACGGATGCGGCGATCAGGCGGCTGACTGACTGGAGGAAATGGTTCAGTCCGTCACTGGGACGGGTAATGAACTGGTAGACGTGCGGTGAGGAACTTGCGGTTGCGATATATGCGCCGACCATGGCGCGGATGCGAGCTTCGCCGCCGTCATGGGGATATGGGGAGGGGGTGGTCCGGCGGGTGTTATCGGTGTCAGACGAAGGGGTAATCGGTGCAGAATCATCGGCACTCAGGGTGGGCAGTGTGCCCTCAACCTGCGCCATTTCATGCAGGAGCCGCCGGTGCATTGCCGTGAGGATGTGCAGGCCGATGGCTCGTTGGAGTTGGGCTTTGTCGGAGAAATAGCGGTAGACGATGGATTTCGAGGTGCCTGAGGCTGCCGCGATGTCCTCCATCGTCACGTCCGGGCCTTTTTCGTGGATGACATGCCGGGCCACGTCCAAAAGAGCCGCCCGACGTTCTTCCCGGTGTCGAACCCAGCGGGAAGTACGGCCATCAGTGTGGCCGCCAGCTGACGCAGAGGATGGGCCCTTCTTGTCGGTATGAGGGGCAGAGGTTGTGGTGGTGTGATCGGTGGTGTTTGTGACGTCGATAAGCGCTGCCACCGCTGCCGATATGGGGCGCGACAATGGCCGTCCAGCCGACGTTGACGCGGAGGGCGTCGAGGGTGCCGGTGGGGCGGTTTTAGTGCGAAGGGCTTGCGCGTCGATGTTCACGAAACCTAAAGTATCAAGTACTCGCGGTTCCAGGTAATGGTTTCGCGAAAATTTCCCTCAACGAGGAGTGCCACACCGTGACGCAGACCAAATCGCCGAGCACCGTCCGTGACGCCGTCATCATTGGCGGCAACCGCCTACCGTTCGCCCGACACGGAGGTGCCTACGCCCACGCCACCAACCAAGATCTTTTCACCGCCGCTCTGGACGGGCTCGTCGCCCGATTCGGACTTCAAGGCGCCCAGCTCGGCGAAGTCGCTGGCGGCGCTGTTCTCAAACACTCCAAAGACTTCAACCTCACCCGTGAATGCGTGCTCGGATCAGCACTTGCACCGCAGACACCCGCTATTGACCTGCAAAAAGCCTGCGCAACCGGGCTCGAAGCGGTCAACTATATTGCGAATAAAATCCGGCTGGGACAAATCGATAATGGCGTTGCCGGAGGAGTCGACTCAGCCTCCGATGCACCCATCGTGGTCTCCGACCGGCTGCGTCGGCTACTGCATCGGTTAAACCGCGCCCGCACCCTCAGCCAGCGCATCGCCCTCCTCAAAATGATCAGACCCAAAGACCTCGCCCCCGTCGCCCCCCAGGCTGCTGAACCGCGTACGGGACTGAGCATGGGCCAGCATCAGGCACTGACTACCAGCCGCTGGAACATCAGCCGCGAAGACCAAGACGCCTTCGCCCTGACCTCGCACGCGCGACTCGCCGCCGCTTACGACAGCGGATTCTTCGACGACCTCCTCACTGGGTATCAAGGGCTCAGCCGCGACGAAAACCTGCGCCCGAACTCCACCATGAAAAACCTTGCCCGGTTGAAAGTGGCATTCGGAGGGGCAGACGGCACCATGACCGCAGGAAACTCCACCCCCCTGACCGACGGCGCGTCTGCCGTGCTGCTGGGCACCCCCGACTGGGCGGCAGAGCGAAACCTTCCAGTTCTGGCGCGTTTCGTAGACGCGCGTACCGCCGCAGTTGACTTCCTTCACGGGGACGAAGGCTTGCTCATGGCGCCCGCCTACGCCGTGCCTGCGCTGCTGACCGCCCACGGCCTGGGCCTAGACGACCTCGACCGCATCGAAATCCATG
Coding sequences within it:
- a CDS encoding TetR/AcrR family transcriptional regulator, which produces MNIDAQALRTKTAPPAPSTPSASTSAGRPLSRPISAAVAALIDVTNTTDHTTTTSAPHTDKKGPSSASAGGHTDGRTSRWVRHREERRAALLDVARHVIHEKGPDVTMEDIAAASGTSKSIVYRYFSDKAQLQRAIGLHILTAMHRRLLHEMAQVEGTLPTLSADDSAPITPSSDTDNTRRTTPSPYPHDGGEARIRAMVGAYIATASSSPHVYQFITRPSDGLNHFLQSVSRLIAASVHTELDAERTRAWATGVVGFVQASVDWWMRTETHLTAEDLTDDIVGWLMKGLPT
- a CDS encoding acetyl-CoA C-acetyltransferase codes for the protein MTQTKSPSTVRDAVIIGGNRLPFARHGGAYAHATNQDLFTAALDGLVARFGLQGAQLGEVAGGAVLKHSKDFNLTRECVLGSALAPQTPAIDLQKACATGLEAVNYIANKIRLGQIDNGVAGGVDSASDAPIVVSDRLRRLLHRLNRARTLSQRIALLKMIRPKDLAPVAPQAAEPRTGLSMGQHQALTTSRWNISREDQDAFALTSHARLAAAYDSGFFDDLLTGYQGLSRDENLRPNSTMKNLARLKVAFGGADGTMTAGNSTPLTDGASAVLLGTPDWAAERNLPVLARFVDARTAAVDFLHGDEGLLMAPAYAVPALLTAHGLGLDDLDRIEIHEAFASTVLATLAAWESEEFCRDRLGLRQAFGTVNRERLNVHGSSLAAGHPFAATGGRIVATLAKELNQCARQTGKTARGLISVCAAGGQGVVALLESDPS